Proteins encoded in a region of the Falsibacillus albus genome:
- a CDS encoding DUF4269 domain-containing protein encodes MFENINYLRAGNEKQNQAYKAITNLGIMESLREYHPTLCGTLPIGIDVAGSDLDIIMEVHDLQEFEKKVNELYGGKESYIVKKLVIRERPVVKANFNFDGFEFELFAQPQPVKEQYAYLHMIIENSILHQFPGSREKVIALKKQGVKTEPAFCVVLQLEGIDPYESLIEYGKRMGMI; translated from the coding sequence ATGTTCGAAAATATAAATTACTTGCGAGCGGGAAATGAAAAACAAAATCAGGCGTACAAGGCGATTACAAATTTAGGGATCATGGAAAGCTTGCGGGAGTATCACCCCACACTTTGCGGAACACTTCCGATTGGAATTGATGTAGCCGGTTCTGATTTGGATATAATTATGGAGGTTCACGATTTACAGGAGTTTGAGAAAAAGGTAAATGAATTGTACGGGGGCAAAGAAAGCTATATTGTAAAAAAGCTGGTGATCAGGGAACGCCCGGTCGTTAAAGCCAATTTTAATTTCGATGGTTTCGAATTCGAATTGTTTGCCCAACCCCAGCCTGTAAAAGAACAATATGCTTATCTCCATATGATCATTGAAAACTCGATATTGCATCAGTTTCCAGGGAGTCGAGAAAAAGTAATCGCCTTGAAGAAACAAGGAGTGAAAACAGAGCCTGCTTTTTGCGTGGTTTTACAATTAGAAGGAATCGATCCCTATGAGAGTCTGATCGAATACGGTAAACGCATGGGGATGATTTAA
- a CDS encoding HAD family hydrolase: MNVRAVFIDMDGTLLKASNEISQRNIEAINRLVEQGVQVFLATGRHYEVTAPYHKQIGLRTPMICLNGASIHDAETGKATQMKTVRLDDERFHHLTAEHPCNVIVHTSDGLYCKETNEEIDYWTKVGKIPPRYIGDLRKAAYQDVLKYSVRTGTPSLELSAMFHQEAEVIDWNDGFEILAPKVSKWSAIKSLLEEHGISPKEAAAIGDGPNDIEMLRNIGTGVAMGNAGDQVKAVADFITGHHENDGLAEFIERYLIKSYEPFAI, encoded by the coding sequence ATGAATGTGCGTGCAGTATTTATTGATATGGATGGTACATTGTTAAAAGCCTCAAACGAAATTTCCCAAAGAAATATCGAAGCCATTAATAGGCTCGTTGAACAGGGGGTCCAGGTGTTTCTAGCCACTGGCAGACACTATGAAGTGACCGCTCCCTACCATAAACAAATCGGATTGCGGACGCCGATGATCTGTTTGAATGGCGCCTCGATTCACGATGCAGAGACAGGAAAAGCTACGCAAATGAAAACGGTCCGATTGGACGATGAGCGATTTCATCATCTGACAGCTGAACATCCTTGCAACGTGATTGTTCATACTTCGGATGGGCTTTATTGTAAGGAAACGAATGAAGAAATAGATTACTGGACAAAAGTCGGAAAAATTCCGCCGCGGTATATTGGAGATTTAAGAAAGGCAGCCTATCAAGATGTTTTGAAATATAGTGTTCGAACAGGTACACCAAGTCTTGAATTATCCGCTATGTTTCATCAGGAAGCTGAAGTGATCGATTGGAATGACGGATTTGAAATATTGGCTCCGAAGGTTTCCAAATGGTCTGCGATCAAAAGCTTGCTTGAGGAACATGGAATTAGTCCAAAGGAAGCGGCAGCGATTGGCGACGGGCCAAATGATATCGAAATGCTGCGCAACATCGGCACTGGTGTCGCCATGGGGAACGCCGGCGATCAGGTGAAGGCAGTCGCTGATTTTATTACAGGGCACCACGAAAATGATGGGTTGGCAGAGTTTATCGAACGTTATTTGATTAAATCATATGAACCATTTGCGATTTAA